From one Alicyclobacillus acidocaldarius subsp. acidocaldarius Tc-4-1 genomic stretch:
- the polA gene encoding DNA polymerase I, with translation MPASKLVLIDGNSILYRAFFALPPLTARDGTPTNAVYGFTTMILRLMSDEKPTHLAVAFDKSKTTFRHADFAAYKGTRQETPDELVQQFPLARRTLEALSIPMIEIDQYEADDVIGTLAKRAAEAGFDVRVVSGDKDLLQLVDSSIHVLLTRKGITEMEHFDEQAVARRYPGLKPAQVIDLKGLMGDPSDNIPGVPGVGEKTALKLLASFGTVEGVYEHLDEVQGQKLRERLEQHREDAFLSKRLATIACDAPIEVDLEALRYEGPDPARAIAWFRELDFRSLVDKISEEMSHDSTAAPSPADARSASSEWSSFAYSLIEDAGSWKEIVSSFSEPVGVMMDLADPDYHRAEIRGMAVATPKRAYYVRFGERLELSDVRPWLVSDRPKVAFDLKSMAFALDAHGIGLTSASGWQDVKLAAYLLNPQDGEVELSDVFARERGQELPALEEGEREKWLAYTASQLPPLFESLAYTIRMQEMERLYQEVELPLAFVLAKMEITGFYVNREKLVAFGQELTERIKRITEEIYDLAGTSFNLNSPKQLGEILFDKLGLPALKKTKTGYSTSADVLEKLAPMHEIVQKILDYRLLAKLQSTYVEGLLKVIRKETGRVHTRFHQTLTATGRLSSSEPNLQNIPIRLEEGRRLRQVFEPTYKDWVIFAADYSQIELRILAHLSGDEALIDAFRRDMDIHTRTAADVFEVPPEQVTSLMRRQAKAVNFGIVYGISDFGLAQNLNIPQKEAKRFIESYFEKFPGVKRYMDEIVKQARERGYVTTLMNRRRYLPDIHSRNYQLRSFAERTAMNTPIQGSAADLIKLAMVRIDRAMRDAQMDARMLLQVHDELIFECPKDELAALEVLVRDNMENAMTLSVPLKVDTAYGPTWYDAK, from the coding sequence ATGCCAGCGTCGAAACTCGTGTTGATTGATGGAAACAGCATCTTGTATCGAGCGTTCTTCGCCTTGCCGCCGCTCACCGCGAGGGACGGCACGCCCACGAACGCCGTGTACGGCTTTACGACGATGATCTTGCGGCTGATGTCGGACGAAAAACCGACGCATCTGGCCGTCGCGTTTGATAAATCTAAGACGACGTTTCGTCATGCTGATTTTGCGGCGTACAAAGGGACGCGCCAGGAGACGCCCGACGAGCTCGTGCAGCAGTTTCCGCTCGCGCGGCGCACGCTGGAGGCGCTGTCCATCCCGATGATCGAGATCGACCAATACGAGGCCGACGACGTGATCGGAACGCTCGCCAAGCGTGCAGCGGAAGCTGGCTTTGACGTGCGCGTGGTCTCGGGCGATAAGGACCTGTTGCAGTTGGTCGACAGTAGCATTCACGTGCTCCTGACGCGAAAGGGCATCACGGAGATGGAGCACTTTGACGAGCAGGCCGTCGCTCGCCGTTATCCGGGGCTTAAGCCCGCGCAGGTCATCGACCTGAAGGGTCTGATGGGCGATCCGTCCGACAACATTCCGGGCGTGCCCGGGGTGGGCGAAAAGACGGCGCTCAAGCTGCTTGCGTCCTTTGGCACGGTGGAAGGCGTGTACGAGCACCTGGATGAGGTCCAGGGCCAGAAGCTGCGAGAGCGCCTCGAGCAGCACCGCGAGGACGCGTTCCTCTCCAAACGCCTCGCTACCATCGCCTGCGATGCGCCCATCGAGGTGGATCTCGAGGCGCTGCGATACGAAGGACCGGATCCCGCCCGCGCCATCGCCTGGTTCCGCGAGCTCGACTTCCGATCCCTCGTCGACAAAATTTCCGAGGAAATGAGCCACGATTCGACGGCGGCTCCTTCACCGGCGGACGCGCGTAGCGCGTCGAGCGAGTGGAGCTCCTTCGCGTACAGCTTGATTGAGGATGCGGGGAGCTGGAAGGAAATTGTATCGTCGTTCAGTGAACCGGTCGGCGTCATGATGGACTTGGCAGATCCGGACTATCACCGGGCGGAGATCCGCGGCATGGCCGTCGCGACGCCAAAACGCGCGTACTATGTTCGCTTCGGCGAGCGATTGGAGTTGAGCGATGTCCGACCGTGGCTCGTGTCGGATCGGCCGAAGGTGGCGTTCGACCTGAAGTCAATGGCGTTCGCGCTGGACGCACACGGCATCGGGCTGACGTCGGCAAGCGGGTGGCAGGACGTCAAATTGGCCGCGTACTTGCTCAATCCGCAGGACGGCGAGGTCGAACTGTCCGATGTCTTCGCCCGCGAGCGTGGGCAGGAGTTGCCCGCGTTGGAAGAGGGCGAGCGCGAGAAGTGGCTCGCCTACACCGCGTCTCAACTGCCTCCGCTCTTCGAATCGTTGGCGTACACGATTCGCATGCAGGAGATGGAGCGTCTTTACCAAGAGGTCGAGCTTCCACTGGCGTTCGTACTCGCGAAGATGGAGATCACGGGGTTTTACGTCAATCGCGAGAAACTGGTGGCGTTTGGGCAGGAATTGACGGAGCGGATCAAGCGCATCACCGAGGAGATCTACGATCTCGCAGGCACTTCGTTCAATCTGAACTCGCCGAAACAACTCGGCGAGATCCTGTTCGACAAGCTGGGGCTGCCGGCCTTGAAGAAGACGAAAACCGGCTACTCCACGAGCGCCGACGTGCTTGAAAAGCTGGCCCCGATGCACGAGATTGTGCAGAAGATCTTGGATTACCGCTTGCTGGCGAAGTTGCAGTCGACGTACGTCGAGGGCCTGCTGAAGGTCATTCGCAAGGAGACGGGCCGCGTGCACACTCGGTTTCATCAGACGCTCACGGCGACCGGCAGACTGTCGAGCAGCGAGCCCAATCTGCAGAACATCCCCATCCGGCTCGAGGAAGGGCGCAGACTGCGCCAGGTGTTCGAGCCGACGTACAAAGATTGGGTGATCTTCGCGGCCGACTATTCACAGATCGAATTGCGGATCCTCGCCCATCTGTCTGGCGATGAGGCGCTCATCGACGCATTTCGCCGCGACATGGACATCCATACGCGGACGGCCGCGGACGTGTTTGAGGTGCCGCCGGAGCAGGTGACGAGCCTGATGCGCCGTCAGGCGAAAGCGGTCAATTTCGGTATCGTATATGGGATCAGCGATTTTGGGCTCGCGCAGAACCTCAACATTCCGCAGAAAGAGGCGAAGCGCTTCATCGAGAGTTATTTTGAGAAGTTTCCGGGTGTCAAGCGATATATGGACGAGATCGTCAAGCAGGCGCGCGAGCGCGGCTATGTCACCACCCTGATGAACCGCAGGCGGTATCTGCCGGACATCCACAGCCGCAACTATCAGCTCCGAAGTTTCGCCGAGCGCACCGCCATGAACACGCCCATCCAGGGCAGCGCCGCGGATTTGATCAAACTCGCGATGGTGCGGATCGATCGCGCCATGCGCGACGCGCAGATGGACGCGCGCATGTTGCTCCAGGTGCACGACGAGCTCATCTTCGAGTGCCCGAAGGACGAACTGGCCGCGCTCGAAGTGCTGGTCCGGGACAACATGGAAAACGCGATGACCTTGTCTGTGCCGCTCAAGGTGGATACTGCGTACGGCCCGACGTGGTACGACGCCAAGTGA
- a CDS encoding sensor histidine kinase yields MFRRMYITVASLLIVSTGLLLVLVGLAVYHELTNDVARDAEQAMAEAVPAVERALTESVYRDGLGPPVRDDLGNTIFYYAVGPAAVAHSPHAPVPFSVVHGEAVLKHFVTFTYDNEPYRLYTVVVPDPTMAPALIQTSYQGSVGRASTRGLLATSALKDAVRGIAGSPALTPTRSTVVLYMYCLITQERSMLTHTLHLMEFIGGAGFLLAIAGDLVLARRLVQPAFQTWAAYQEAVLELSHELQTPIATASAMLANRDVPEEAANEIRRELDRASKMISDMLYLSKLRSGLVDDPPEPVAVSDLTLEIAERYQPVARAEGIELRGQAEEGLYVYTNQGEWERLVSTLLKNVIDHAKRPSTAVWSLYRQGQWVVLTVENDVADQAGDRPRAPERGVGLQIVERLVHRMRGRLRIDADEDRFFVELHVPLLRPH; encoded by the coding sequence ATGTTCCGCCGAATGTACATCACCGTGGCGAGCCTCCTCATCGTGAGCACGGGGCTTTTGCTCGTGCTCGTGGGACTCGCCGTGTACCACGAGCTAACGAACGACGTGGCCAGAGACGCGGAGCAGGCGATGGCCGAGGCCGTGCCGGCGGTCGAGCGGGCGCTCACGGAGAGCGTGTATCGGGATGGCCTCGGCCCCCCCGTCCGGGACGATCTCGGCAATACCATCTTCTACTATGCCGTGGGCCCGGCGGCCGTCGCCCATTCGCCGCACGCGCCCGTCCCGTTTTCGGTCGTGCACGGCGAGGCGGTGCTCAAGCACTTTGTGACGTTCACGTACGACAACGAGCCGTACCGGCTGTACACCGTGGTCGTGCCGGATCCGACCATGGCGCCTGCCCTCATCCAGACGTCGTATCAAGGTTCGGTCGGCAGGGCTTCGACCCGAGGGCTGTTGGCCACAAGCGCGCTGAAGGACGCGGTGCGCGGCATCGCGGGTTCGCCCGCCCTCACGCCGACGCGATCGACCGTGGTGCTCTACATGTACTGTCTCATCACGCAAGAGCGCTCGATGCTCACGCACACGCTCCACCTCATGGAGTTCATCGGCGGCGCGGGATTTTTGCTTGCCATCGCGGGCGATCTCGTCCTGGCCCGGCGCCTCGTCCAGCCCGCCTTTCAGACCTGGGCGGCGTACCAGGAGGCGGTGCTGGAGTTGTCGCACGAATTGCAGACGCCCATCGCCACCGCCAGCGCGATGCTCGCCAACCGCGATGTGCCGGAGGAGGCGGCGAACGAGATCCGGCGCGAGCTGGACCGCGCGTCGAAGATGATCTCGGACATGCTCTACCTCTCGAAGTTGCGCTCGGGTTTGGTCGACGATCCGCCCGAACCTGTGGCGGTGTCGGACCTCACGCTCGAAATTGCCGAGCGGTATCAGCCCGTCGCGCGTGCGGAGGGCATCGAGCTTCGCGGGCAGGCCGAAGAGGGGCTCTACGTGTACACCAATCAGGGCGAGTGGGAGCGGCTGGTGAGCACGCTGCTCAAGAATGTGATTGATCACGCCAAGCGCCCGTCGACCGCCGTCTGGTCGTTGTACCGACAGGGCCAGTGGGTCGTGCTCACGGTTGAAAACGACGTGGCTGATCAGGCGGGCGACAGGCCTCGCGCGCCGGAGCGCGGCGTCGGCCTGCAGATTGTCGAGCGCCTGGTCCACCGGATGCGCGGGCGTTTGCGCATCGACGCAGACGAAGATCGATTTTTTGTCGAGCTGCACGTGCCGCTTTTGCGCCCGCATTGA
- a CDS encoding transcription repressor NadR — MPTERQLRLLNMLQRAEVPIPGQALAEALGVTRQVVVHEIALLRAAGEPIYATPKGYWLNRASSGRETVLAVSHTPEQTQDELYALVDHGVRVLDVRVEHAIYGEIVGQLLITSRRDVDVFLEKVRAEKAALLSSLTGGFHYHRVQFDREDQLAEACEALRRAGIRVMTDHPSNQTL; from the coding sequence ATGCCGACGGAGCGACAGTTGCGCCTGCTGAACATGCTTCAGCGCGCCGAAGTCCCCATACCCGGGCAAGCTCTCGCGGAGGCGCTTGGCGTCACGCGACAGGTGGTCGTACACGAGATTGCCCTCCTGCGCGCGGCTGGCGAACCCATCTACGCCACGCCCAAGGGCTACTGGCTCAACCGCGCATCCTCCGGTCGAGAAACGGTGCTCGCCGTCTCGCACACGCCGGAGCAGACCCAAGACGAGCTGTACGCACTTGTCGATCACGGCGTGCGCGTGCTCGATGTCCGGGTGGAACACGCCATTTACGGTGAAATTGTGGGCCAACTGCTCATCACGTCGAGGCGCGACGTGGACGTGTTTCTCGAGAAAGTGCGCGCAGAAAAGGCGGCGCTTCTCTCGAGCCTCACCGGGGGCTTCCATTATCACCGCGTGCAGTTTGACCGAGAAGATCAGCTCGCCGAAGCCTGCGAGGCGCTGCGCAGGGCTGGGATCCGGGTCATGACAGATCATCCATCCAATCAAACCCTCTGA
- a CDS encoding lytic transglycosylase domain-containing protein, which yields MAKTSGGKPKRPFFLSLSLRQLIAGVLLIAVLVTISTNGFWRLMYPIQYQVQIQQSARFADVDPLLIASIIRVESKFRTEDVSHAGAVGLMQLMPQTAEWIAEMLRNQTSGSGGALRKLPKDAKKLASPEYNILIGSWYVKSLIDDFHGNVVAAVAAYNAGPRRVSQWLRDGVWNGKLQDIDQIPVGETRHFVDRVFYNYDLYKKIYGGDPAWRLPQKG from the coding sequence ATGGCAAAAACTTCGGGCGGAAAGCCGAAGCGGCCCTTCTTCCTGTCGCTGAGCCTCCGCCAGCTCATCGCGGGGGTCTTGCTCATCGCCGTCCTCGTGACCATCTCGACCAACGGTTTCTGGCGCCTGATGTATCCCATCCAGTACCAGGTCCAGATCCAACAATCGGCACGGTTTGCGGACGTGGATCCGCTGCTCATTGCGAGCATCATCCGCGTGGAGAGCAAGTTTCGGACTGAGGACGTCTCGCACGCAGGCGCCGTGGGGCTGATGCAGCTCATGCCGCAGACGGCCGAGTGGATCGCGGAGATGCTGCGGAATCAGACGTCGGGATCGGGCGGCGCGCTTCGCAAGCTGCCGAAAGACGCAAAAAAGCTGGCGAGCCCCGAGTACAACATCCTGATTGGCAGCTGGTACGTGAAGAGCCTGATCGACGACTTTCACGGCAACGTGGTGGCCGCGGTCGCGGCGTACAACGCGGGCCCGCGGCGCGTGTCACAGTGGCTGAGGGACGGGGTGTGGAACGGCAAGCTCCAGGACATCGATCAGATCCCCGTCGGGGAGACGCGCCACTTCGTCGATCGCGTCTTCTACAACTACGATTTGTACAAGAAAATCTATGGGGGAGATCCCGCCTGGCGCCTGCCTCAGAAGGGTTAG
- the icd gene encoding NADP-dependent isocitrate dehydrogenase: MPTFERYSLPTEGEPITLVDGKLNVPDHPIIPFIEGDGTGPDIWRAAQRVFDAAVEKAYGGKRKIAWYEVYAGEKAYNMFGEWLPQDTLTALSEYIVSIKGPLTTPVGGGIRSLNVAVRQELDLYVCQRPVRYFQGVPSPVKHPELVDMVIFRENSEDIYAGIEWQAGTPEVKKVIEFLQKEMGVKKIRFPETSGIGVKPVSREGTERLVRAAIEYALRHNRKSVTLVHKGNIMKFTEGAFKNWGYELAEREFSDKVFTWAQYDRIKAEKGQDAADAAQKEAVEAGKLIVKDVIADAFLQQILTRPAEYDVIATLNLNGDYISDALAAQVGGIGIAPGANINYETGHAVFEATHGTAPKYAGLDKVNPGSVILSGVMMFEYMGWQEAADLITRAMEKTIAQKIVTYDFARLMEGATEVKCSEFGDHIIKNMD, translated from the coding sequence ATGCCGACGTTTGAGAGGTATTCACTGCCGACGGAGGGCGAACCCATCACGTTGGTGGATGGAAAGCTGAACGTGCCGGATCACCCAATTATTCCGTTTATCGAAGGAGACGGCACAGGGCCGGACATCTGGCGCGCTGCGCAGCGCGTGTTCGACGCCGCCGTCGAGAAGGCGTACGGCGGAAAGCGCAAGATCGCCTGGTACGAGGTGTATGCGGGCGAGAAGGCGTACAACATGTTTGGCGAATGGCTGCCGCAGGATACGCTGACGGCGCTGTCGGAATATATCGTCAGCATCAAGGGTCCCTTAACCACGCCGGTGGGGGGCGGCATCCGCTCGCTGAACGTGGCAGTTCGCCAGGAATTGGACCTGTACGTCTGCCAGCGCCCCGTGCGCTACTTCCAGGGTGTTCCTTCGCCCGTGAAACATCCTGAACTCGTGGACATGGTGATCTTCCGCGAAAACTCGGAGGACATCTACGCCGGGATCGAGTGGCAGGCGGGTACGCCGGAGGTCAAGAAGGTCATCGAGTTTCTCCAGAAGGAGATGGGCGTCAAGAAGATCCGCTTCCCGGAGACGTCCGGCATCGGCGTGAAGCCTGTCTCGCGCGAGGGCACGGAGCGCTTGGTGCGCGCCGCCATTGAGTATGCCCTGCGCCACAACCGCAAGAGCGTCACGCTCGTCCACAAGGGCAACATCATGAAGTTCACCGAGGGCGCGTTCAAAAACTGGGGCTATGAACTTGCCGAGCGCGAATTCTCGGACAAGGTGTTCACGTGGGCGCAGTACGACCGCATCAAGGCCGAGAAGGGTCAGGATGCTGCGGACGCGGCCCAGAAGGAGGCCGTGGAGGCAGGTAAGCTCATCGTGAAGGACGTCATCGCCGACGCGTTCCTGCAGCAGATCCTGACGCGTCCGGCCGAATACGACGTCATTGCGACGCTCAACCTGAATGGCGACTATATCTCGGACGCGCTCGCCGCGCAGGTCGGCGGCATTGGCATTGCGCCGGGCGCCAACATTAACTATGAAACGGGGCACGCGGTCTTCGAGGCGACGCACGGCACGGCGCCGAAGTACGCGGGGCTCGACAAGGTGAACCCGGGCTCGGTGATTCTCTCGGGCGTCATGATGTTCGAGTACATGGGCTGGCAGGAGGCTGCCGATCTCATCACCCGCGCGATGGAGAAGACCATTGCGCAGAAGATCGTGACGTACGACTTCGCCCGCTTGATGGAGGGCGCGACCGAGGTGAAGTGCTCCGAGTTCGGCGATCACATCATCAAAAATATGGACTGA
- a CDS encoding chorismate mutase: MQRPLNEEIRELRKAIDHIDEHILTLLARRFSIADEIAEHKARRGQAIVQPERAQQVRARYLQSGAARGLSPTFLAALWKLVHDESCRRQAEHVKALDRSQQSG; this comes from the coding sequence GTGCAGCGCCCACTTAACGAGGAAATCCGCGAGCTGCGCAAAGCCATTGACCACATCGACGAGCACATCCTGACGCTCTTGGCCCGGCGCTTCTCCATCGCAGACGAGATCGCCGAACACAAGGCGCGGCGAGGCCAAGCGATTGTGCAGCCCGAGCGCGCGCAACAGGTCCGCGCGCGATACCTTCAATCGGGAGCCGCGCGGGGCCTCAGCCCGACCTTCCTCGCCGCGCTCTGGAAACTGGTGCACGACGAGTCCTGCCGGCGTCAGGCGGAGCACGTCAAGGCGCTCGACCGCTCCCAGCAGAGCGGTTGA
- the coaE gene encoding dephospho-CoA kinase (Dephospho-CoA kinase (CoaE) performs the final step in coenzyme A biosynthesis.), with the protein MRGKIIGLTGGIGTGKSTVSQMLRDLGAFVVDADVWARRVVEPGSDGLRDIVEVFGEDVLQPDGTLDRKKLGAIVFRDEEKRLQLNRIVHPRVQQGMWQETTDYWRDHPGEPVVWDVPLLIEGTAKRLVDEIVVVYASPATQLRRVMERDGLSEEEALRRIQAQMPIDEKRAVATYVIENDGPLEFTREQVQALWQKLRAESRSGPSSCR; encoded by the coding sequence GTGAGAGGCAAGATCATCGGTTTGACCGGGGGCATTGGCACGGGCAAGAGCACGGTGTCCCAGATGCTGCGCGATCTCGGCGCGTTCGTCGTGGACGCCGACGTGTGGGCGCGCCGGGTGGTCGAACCCGGAAGCGACGGGCTTCGCGACATCGTGGAAGTGTTTGGAGAAGACGTGTTGCAGCCCGACGGGACGCTGGACCGAAAGAAGCTTGGGGCCATCGTGTTTCGAGACGAGGAGAAGCGGCTGCAACTCAATCGCATCGTGCACCCGCGCGTGCAGCAGGGCATGTGGCAGGAGACGACGGATTATTGGAGAGATCACCCTGGAGAACCGGTCGTGTGGGACGTGCCGCTTCTCATCGAGGGGACGGCGAAGCGGCTTGTGGACGAGATCGTCGTCGTGTATGCGAGTCCCGCGACGCAGCTCCGGCGCGTGATGGAACGGGACGGCTTGAGCGAGGAGGAGGCGCTCCGACGGATACAGGCCCAAATGCCCATCGACGAAAAGCGGGCCGTCGCCACGTACGTCATTGAAAACGACGGACCGCTGGAATTCACGCGAGAGCAGGTGCAGGCGCTATGGCAAAAACTTCGGGCGGAAAGCCGAAGCGGCCCTTCTTCCTGTCGCTGA
- a CDS encoding MFS transporter, with translation MENRNRAVACLQGARALRSVGQGIAIVDMALLLKALGWRATAIGGVLSAAGVVGAALILLCGPLSDRIGRKPFLLAYELMTCAAALVVALSRNPTLLSVAIVLTGLGRGQNGAAGPFTPVEQAWMAENIPRDQRSRVFSANTAIGFFGVAAGCLLAGLDHVWPNALPGALAFRPLFCGIAGLSLACAGLVWITPGGDRDARRVHDVREEDSSARALDRPESEPKRLRRHPQRQHENRNIARLALVNLLNGLGVGFVGPMMSYWFATKFGATSGEIGGTMAASFVVTGFAALFSGYLADRVGMVRAVVWLRLAGVGLMCALPFMPTFALASILYAARSALSRGTQGARSALGASLTGDDRRGFSLSMNSFFTRAASAVGPTLSGWLLDEGSLALPFVFAAGFQLVSTVLYGVFFRAYDAAERV, from the coding sequence GTGGAGAATCGAAACCGAGCGGTAGCCTGTCTGCAAGGGGCGCGGGCACTGCGGAGCGTGGGGCAGGGCATCGCCATCGTCGATATGGCCCTCCTGCTCAAGGCGCTCGGCTGGCGCGCCACGGCGATTGGCGGGGTCCTGTCTGCGGCCGGTGTGGTGGGGGCCGCCTTGATTTTGCTCTGCGGCCCCTTGTCGGATCGCATAGGGCGAAAGCCCTTCCTGCTCGCCTACGAGCTCATGACGTGCGCGGCGGCGCTTGTGGTAGCCCTTTCGCGCAATCCGACCCTGCTGTCGGTCGCCATTGTGCTCACAGGCCTCGGCCGCGGGCAAAATGGAGCGGCGGGGCCGTTTACGCCTGTGGAACAGGCGTGGATGGCCGAGAACATTCCGCGGGATCAGCGCAGCCGCGTGTTCAGCGCGAACACGGCCATTGGTTTCTTCGGCGTGGCCGCAGGCTGCCTGCTCGCGGGACTGGATCATGTCTGGCCGAACGCGTTGCCTGGAGCCCTCGCGTTTCGACCGCTCTTTTGCGGCATTGCCGGCCTTTCGCTCGCCTGCGCGGGCCTTGTGTGGATCACGCCAGGGGGAGACCGGGACGCTCGACGGGTTCACGACGTGCGCGAGGAGGACTCAAGCGCTCGAGCACTGGACCGACCCGAATCGGAACCGAAACGCCTTCGGCGCCATCCGCAGCGACAGCACGAGAACCGGAACATCGCTCGGCTCGCGCTGGTCAATCTGCTGAACGGGCTCGGTGTCGGCTTTGTGGGCCCGATGATGTCCTACTGGTTCGCGACGAAATTCGGCGCGACGAGCGGGGAGATAGGGGGAACAATGGCGGCGTCCTTCGTCGTCACAGGGTTTGCGGCGCTCTTCTCCGGGTACTTGGCTGACCGCGTCGGCATGGTGCGCGCGGTCGTCTGGCTTCGGCTCGCGGGGGTGGGCCTGATGTGCGCGCTCCCATTCATGCCTACGTTCGCACTGGCCTCTATCCTGTATGCCGCGCGATCCGCCCTGAGCCGCGGAACGCAGGGCGCTCGATCCGCGCTCGGCGCGAGCCTCACGGGCGATGATCGCCGTGGATTCTCACTGAGCATGAATTCGTTTTTCACGCGAGCCGCTTCGGCGGTGGGGCCAACGCTGTCCGGATGGCTGTTGGACGAAGGCAGCCTGGCCCTTCCGTTCGTCTTTGCGGCTGGGTTTCAACTCGTCTCGACGGTGCTGTACGGGGTTTTCTTTCGGGCCTACGATGCGGCCGAGCGGGTGTGA
- the mdh gene encoding malate dehydrogenase, producing the protein MVERKKISVIGAGFTGATTAFLLAAKELGDVVLLDIPSLENPTKGKALDMLEAMPMLGSDARVVGTSNYEDTAGSDLVIITAGLPRKPGMSRDDLVTTNANIVKSVTEQVVRHSPDACLIVLSNPVDAMTYVAYKTSGFPKQRVIGQAGVLDTARFNTFVAMELGVSVEDVHGFVLGVHGDDMVPLVRYANVGGVPLEKLLPKERIDAIVERTRNGGGEIVSLMGNASAYYAPAASLLQMAESILKDKRRVLPAIAYLEGEYGYRDLTLGVPTVLGKGGIERILELDLLPEEKAALDKSAESVRRLIAVIS; encoded by the coding sequence ATGGTGGAGAGGAAGAAAATATCGGTGATCGGCGCCGGATTCACGGGCGCCACCACAGCGTTTTTGCTGGCGGCCAAGGAGCTCGGAGACGTGGTCCTTTTGGACATTCCGTCGCTCGAGAATCCCACCAAAGGCAAGGCGCTCGACATGCTCGAGGCCATGCCCATGCTTGGGAGCGACGCGCGCGTCGTGGGGACGTCGAATTACGAGGATACCGCCGGATCGGATCTCGTCATCATCACGGCGGGACTGCCGCGCAAACCGGGCATGAGCCGGGACGATCTCGTCACGACGAACGCGAACATCGTGAAGTCGGTCACCGAGCAGGTGGTCCGGCACTCGCCGGATGCCTGTCTCATCGTCCTCTCCAACCCTGTGGACGCCATGACGTACGTGGCGTACAAGACGAGCGGATTTCCCAAACAGCGCGTCATCGGTCAGGCCGGCGTGCTCGACACGGCCCGATTCAACACGTTCGTGGCCATGGAGCTCGGGGTGTCGGTGGAGGACGTGCACGGCTTTGTTCTCGGCGTGCACGGCGACGACATGGTGCCGCTCGTCCGCTACGCGAACGTCGGCGGCGTGCCGCTTGAAAAGCTGCTCCCCAAGGAGCGGATTGACGCCATCGTCGAGCGCACCCGGAACGGCGGCGGCGAAATTGTGAGCCTGATGGGCAACGCGAGCGCGTATTACGCCCCGGCCGCATCGCTTCTGCAGATGGCGGAGTCCATCCTCAAGGATAAGCGGCGCGTGTTGCCCGCCATCGCGTATCTCGAAGGGGAGTACGGCTATCGAGATCTCACGCTCGGCGTTCCGACGGTGCTCGGCAAAGGCGGCATCGAGCGCATCCTGGAACTCGATCTTCTGCCGGAGGAAAAGGCGGCGCTTGACAAGTCGGCCGAATCCGTGCGCAGACTGATCGCCGTGATCTCGTGA
- the mutM gene encoding bifunctional DNA-formamidopyrimidine glycosylase/DNA-(apurinic or apyrimidinic site) lyase, which translates to MPELPEVETVRRHLAELIEGDVILDVAVRLSRIVRHPSPSLFVERLKDRSICRVERRGKYLLFELDGVLLVSHLRMEGRYTVADPAEPELPHTHVVFRLASGRELRYADVRQFGTMDAVLEGEPLPKGLAELGPEPFDPALCGAVLRHRWRGRRAPLKSLLLDQRQIAGLGNIYVDEALFAAGLHPLTPAGAVGAETLDVLLREIRAVLARAIREGGSSVRSFRDGYGRHGGFQIQLAVYGREGKPCPRCGGAIQKIKVAGRGTHVCPACQPISVAAPKGTGVNA; encoded by the coding sequence GTGCCGGAATTGCCCGAGGTGGAGACTGTCCGACGCCATCTCGCGGAGCTCATCGAGGGGGATGTGATCCTCGACGTGGCGGTCCGCCTGTCGCGCATCGTGCGCCATCCTTCGCCTAGCCTTTTTGTTGAGCGGCTCAAGGATCGGAGCATTTGCCGCGTGGAGCGGCGGGGCAAGTATTTGTTGTTCGAGTTGGATGGCGTGCTTCTCGTCTCTCACCTGCGCATGGAGGGCCGTTACACCGTGGCGGATCCGGCTGAACCGGAGCTTCCGCACACCCATGTGGTGTTTCGCCTCGCGTCGGGCCGTGAGTTGCGTTATGCGGACGTGCGCCAGTTCGGCACGATGGATGCCGTCCTCGAAGGCGAGCCGCTGCCCAAAGGGCTGGCGGAGCTTGGACCGGAGCCGTTCGATCCGGCGCTCTGCGGCGCGGTTCTTCGACATCGCTGGCGGGGTCGCCGCGCCCCTCTCAAGAGCCTGCTGCTGGATCAGCGGCAGATTGCAGGGCTCGGCAATATCTACGTGGATGAAGCGCTGTTTGCCGCGGGGCTTCACCCACTGACGCCTGCGGGGGCAGTGGGCGCGGAAACGCTTGACGTCCTCCTTCGCGAGATCCGCGCTGTCCTCGCGCGCGCCATCCGGGAGGGCGGATCGTCGGTTCGATCGTTTCGCGACGGCTATGGCCGGCATGGCGGTTTTCAGATTCAACTGGCGGTCTACGGGCGCGAAGGCAAGCCCTGTCCGCGTTGTGGCGGAGCAATTCAGAAGATCAAGGTGGCGGGCCGTGGCACGCACGTGTGTCCGGCGTGTCAGCCCATCTCCGTCGCCGCACCGAAAGGAACGGGGGTGAACGCGTGA